From the Lolium rigidum isolate FL_2022 chromosome 2, APGP_CSIRO_Lrig_0.1, whole genome shotgun sequence genome, one window contains:
- the LOC124693030 gene encoding dof zinc finger protein 4-like gives MQDFQSIPGLAGRLFGGVAAAADIRRAQAQQGLPASRCGVFSQAPPEAVKCPRCESTNTKFCYYNNYNLSQPRHFCKSCRRYWTKGGVLRNVPVGGGCRKAKRSSSSSSSAAPSTPAATEAKNQRRASASSSGRSNSGSTSPTAAAAETTATAPPAPATPSSNSNTINFASRSPNYPFAADVPPPAPIFADQAAALASLFAPPPPPPLPVFNFSAALPKTEEAIGSALIAGQESEVPTSNSTVADMAPFMSLDTGMFELGDDASPAAYWNAGSCWADVPDPSVYLP, from the coding sequence ATGCAGGACTTCCAATCTATCCCGGGCCTCGCCGGGCGACTGTTCGGCGGCGTGGCCGCGGCGGCAGACATCCGGCGCGCGCAGGCGCAGCAGGGCCTTCCGGCTTCTCGGTGCGGTGTGTTCTCGCAGGCGCCGCCGGAGGCGGTGAAGTGCCCGCGGTGCGAGTCCACCAACACCAAGTTCTGctactacaacaactacaacctGTCCCAGCCGCGCCACTTCTGCAAGAGCTGCCGCCGGTACTGGACCAAGGGCGGCGTCCTCCGCAACGTCCCCGTCGGCGGCGGCTGTCGCAAGGCCAAGCGcagctcgtcctcgtcgtcatccgcgGCCCCGTCGACGCCAGCGGCCACGGAAGCCAAGAACCAGCGGCGCGCGTCCGCGTCCTCCTCTGGCCGCTCCAACAGCGGCAGCACGAGTCCCACGGCCGCCGCGGcggagacgacggcgacggcTCCTCCCGCCCCGGCTACACCCTCGTCCAACTCCAACACCATCAACTTCGCGAGCCGCAGCCCGAATTACCCCTTCGCGGCAGACGTGCCACCACCGGCGCCGATATTCGCCGACCAGGCGGCCGCGCTCGCGTCCCTcttcgcgccgcctcctcctccgcctctcccGGTGTTCAACTTCTCGGCGGCGCTGCCCAAGACGGAGGAGGCGATCGGCTCTGCGCTGATCGCGGGCCAGGAGTCAGAGGTGCCCACGTCTAACTCCACCGTCGCCGACATGGCGCCGTTCATGTCCCTGGACACGGGGATGTTCGAGCTCGGCGACGATGCGTCGCCGGCCGCGTACTGGAACGCCGGGAGCTGCTGGGCGGACGTCCCGGATCCGTCCGTCTACCTACCCTAG